The proteins below come from a single Treponema phagedenis genomic window:
- a CDS encoding DNA methyltransferase, with translation MKNQIGVWEFMYEPRDIRDKKIHPAVFPIAMAKRVIEQFTHRGELVLDPFVGSGTTLLAAQDLNRNAIGFDLKQEYVDLSNSRIAAPPAECRCKQIAICDDARNIANRIAPCTVKLAFTSPPYANILNRKRKNKSRRGDLRQNEQFGKVEQYSQDPNDLGTLEADDFEKAIAAIFAQMKPVFQEKAHVLINITDAWIDGKRVPLHINIINAMRDAGYEFRNTIIWDRRNLVNNIGIFGWPSSYITMGTTFEYILDFILPSSPKKSQKKE, from the coding sequence ATGAAAAATCAAATTGGCGTATGGGAATTTATGTATGAACCGCGAGATATCCGGGATAAAAAAATTCATCCGGCAGTTTTCCCTATTGCGATGGCTAAAAGGGTAATTGAGCAATTTACACACAGGGGAGAGCTGGTTTTAGATCCTTTTGTTGGTTCAGGGACAACCCTTCTTGCTGCTCAAGATTTAAACCGAAATGCGATAGGCTTTGATTTAAAACAGGAATACGTGGATTTATCAAATTCTCGTATCGCTGCACCGCCTGCGGAATGCCGCTGCAAGCAAATAGCTATTTGTGATGATGCCCGCAATATTGCGAACCGCATTGCACCATGTACAGTTAAACTTGCATTTACTTCTCCTCCATATGCGAACATTCTTAATAGGAAGAGAAAAAATAAAAGCCGACGCGGAGATCTAAGGCAAAATGAACAATTTGGGAAAGTAGAACAATACAGTCAGGATCCTAACGACCTTGGTACGCTTGAAGCTGATGACTTTGAAAAAGCAATCGCGGCAATATTTGCCCAAATGAAACCGGTATTTCAAGAGAAAGCGCATGTTCTAATCAACATTACCGATGCTTGGATTGATGGGAAACGTGTTCCATTACACATCAATATTATTAATGCAATGAGGGATGCCGGCTACGAATTTAGGAACACCATTATTTGGGATCGGCGAAATCTGGTAAACAATATTGGAATATTCGGTTGGCCAAGCAGCTACATCACCATGGGTACCACCTTTGAGTATATATTAGACTTTATTCTTCCTTCCTCTCCAAAAAAATCTCAAAAGAAAGAATAA
- a CDS encoding TIGR02678 family protein has translation MNEQISEGLVLLFENYWILRKKSPREYTLLRQIEKDLRKIISEKFGFRLTMHTDFIKLEKLPVDPEPWMGMENFTQTMDYVIFSCLLSILEGKETGEYFLLSQLCEELKAIYPEGGKVDWVNYNHRKSFVRAMQQMLELNLLETVDGDLMQFAQNEDAEVLYRSTVYSRYFMRPYPQDIYTYNSWQDLLEDDSGADAEQISLRHRVYRRLFLQPVLSKEKLSTEEFYYLRNQRQSIIDFTDKYTPYNFELYLDTAFLSLLERNTRIATFPSRQGIDDVVLHTAALLREKNLERNEEGKLVFSHDEWKSFLQEVKERYSAGWTKQYREETDAEQLQTEVLAQCEKWGFAFTRGDEILINPVMVRIVGVYPEDFCEGELR, from the coding sequence GTGAACGAACAAATTAGCGAGGGGCTTGTGCTTCTGTTTGAAAACTATTGGATTTTACGCAAAAAATCGCCGCGAGAGTATACTCTGCTTCGGCAAATAGAAAAAGACTTGCGGAAAATTATCAGCGAAAAGTTCGGCTTTCGCTTAACCATGCATACGGATTTTATCAAGCTGGAAAAATTGCCGGTTGATCCTGAGCCGTGGATGGGTATGGAAAATTTTACGCAAACGATGGACTATGTTATTTTCAGCTGTCTTTTGAGCATACTCGAAGGAAAAGAAACGGGTGAATATTTTTTGCTCAGCCAGCTCTGCGAAGAACTCAAAGCTATCTACCCTGAAGGCGGCAAAGTTGACTGGGTGAATTACAATCACCGTAAATCTTTTGTGCGGGCAATGCAGCAAATGCTTGAACTTAATTTGCTGGAAACGGTTGACGGAGACTTAATGCAGTTTGCGCAAAACGAAGATGCGGAGGTGCTCTACCGCTCGACTGTGTACTCCCGCTATTTTATGCGCCCCTATCCTCAAGATATTTACACGTACAATAGCTGGCAGGATTTACTGGAAGACGACAGCGGTGCCGACGCCGAGCAGATTTCTCTTCGGCACCGCGTGTACCGCCGGCTTTTTTTGCAGCCGGTATTATCGAAAGAAAAACTTTCCACTGAGGAGTTTTATTATCTTCGCAATCAGCGGCAAAGCATAATAGACTTTACCGACAAGTACACGCCGTATAATTTTGAGCTCTATTTGGACACCGCGTTTTTATCTCTTTTGGAACGGAATACGCGAATAGCGACTTTTCCGTCGAGGCAGGGTATTGATGATGTAGTTTTGCACACTGCCGCCCTGCTCCGCGAAAAAAATCTTGAGCGCAACGAGGAAGGCAAGCTTGTTTTTTCGCACGATGAATGGAAGAGTTTTTTGCAGGAAGTAAAAGAGCGTTACAGCGCAGGCTGGACCAAACAATATCGCGAAGAGACGGACGCCGAGCAGCTGCAAACCGAAGTGCTTGCCCAGTGCGAAAAATGGGGCTTTGCCTTTACGCGAGGCGATGAGATACTTATCAATCCGGTGATGGTAAGAATTGTAGGCGTTTACCCGGAAGACTTTTGCGAGGGAGAGTTACGGTAG
- the pdxS gene encoding pyridoxal 5'-phosphate synthase lyase subunit PdxS yields the protein MDKKTELTKQFAGGVIMDVTTPEQAKIAESAGAVAVMALERIPADIRAAGGVSRMSDPGMIKRIMAAVSIPVMAKCRIGHFAEAMILEAIGIDYIDESEVLSPADHVFHVDKSKFKTPFVCGARNLGEALRRIQEGASMIRTKGEAGTGDVVQAVTHMRQIQGDIQKVAAMREDELYHEAKELSVPYELLHYVHEHRKLPVLNFSAGGVATPADAALMRMLGAEGVFVGSGIFKSGDPEKRARAIVKAVKHFDDPNVLAEVSENLGAAMVGINENEIEVIMAERGV from the coding sequence ATGGATAAAAAAACAGAATTAACCAAACAATTTGCAGGTGGCGTAATTATGGACGTTACAACTCCCGAGCAGGCTAAAATTGCAGAGTCTGCCGGGGCGGTAGCGGTTATGGCTTTGGAGCGAATTCCTGCGGATATTCGTGCAGCGGGCGGAGTTTCCCGTATGAGCGATCCGGGGATGATTAAGCGTATTATGGCCGCGGTTTCCATTCCCGTTATGGCAAAATGCCGAATCGGGCATTTTGCCGAAGCCATGATTTTGGAAGCCATCGGGATCGATTATATTGACGAAAGCGAAGTACTTTCTCCGGCTGACCACGTATTTCATGTTGACAAAAGCAAATTTAAAACGCCCTTTGTCTGCGGTGCCAGAAATTTGGGCGAAGCTTTGAGACGTATCCAAGAAGGGGCATCCATGATTCGTACAAAAGGAGAAGCAGGCACAGGCGATGTAGTACAAGCGGTAACCCATATGCGTCAAATTCAAGGCGATATCCAAAAAGTAGCGGCTATGCGCGAAGATGAGCTTTATCACGAAGCGAAAGAATTGAGCGTTCCCTATGAGTTGCTTCACTATGTGCACGAGCATCGCAAACTTCCGGTTCTGAATTTTTCTGCAGGCGGTGTGGCAACCCCCGCAGATGCGGCGCTGATGAGAATGCTTGGCGCAGAAGGTGTTTTTGTCGGTTCAGGTATCTTTAAATCTGGCGACCCCGAAAAGCGCGCCCGTGCCATTGTCAAAGCCGTAAAACACTTCGACGATCCGAACGTATTGGCGGAAGTCTCTGAAAATCTTGGAGCAGCCATGGTTGGCATCAACGAAAATGAAATTGAAGTAATCATGGCGGAGCGCGGAGTCTAA
- a CDS encoding TIGR02677 family protein, which translates to MGRISKKLEDYKKISEAAYLAAAQNTERYRIILRYFFVQHERMKDYSYPNEILAHVRGISGMEAYTEDELTQDLNQLVAWKNIVPGQEIKNPRTIAEFNKKVYRYQITPYTVEIERMLEHLEESEEFRGSLDKKTFEKLYSALQDFLSQGFDEELAEKWHAIIDLFTEVRQNTSDYLAYLSSERSEEMMKRESFLAYKDRFVVYLSDFIQGSYQMAMKIQDSFEHCNDEDLRRRFLFLAEIPDFVPRYEELAFDPAVKAEELMELWESFRRWFINTGEHSSEYQILQDRTNNMIRKITGSIRRIGERTQQKLSRKKDYLHVAQWFLNAQTMEEAHRISATVFGLTHTQHYLTDGLDTADIYTEIWDMKPHEVITQPKTNRYQERTSITPYVIDREAKQELIRKNQSKQKQLKEAIASYMDDGRLSVFGEKQISSEVRKILLKWISAAFLTEDGMILTEFGYRVKVKIEKEQTTLVLSEDGAMEMPAFEVAILKEGSR; encoded by the coding sequence ATGGGACGTATTTCGAAAAAACTGGAGGACTACAAAAAAATATCCGAGGCGGCGTATTTGGCGGCGGCGCAAAACACGGAGCGGTATCGCATTATTTTACGGTATTTTTTTGTGCAGCACGAGCGCATGAAGGACTACAGTTATCCGAATGAGATTCTCGCGCATGTGCGGGGCATTTCGGGAATGGAAGCGTATACGGAAGACGAGTTAACTCAGGATTTAAATCAGTTAGTTGCGTGGAAAAATATTGTCCCGGGTCAGGAAATTAAAAATCCGAGAACTATTGCGGAATTTAATAAAAAGGTTTATCGATATCAAATTACTCCGTACACGGTTGAAATTGAACGAATGCTGGAGCATTTGGAAGAAAGCGAGGAGTTCCGCGGTTCGTTGGATAAAAAAACATTTGAAAAACTGTACAGTGCGCTTCAGGATTTTTTATCTCAAGGATTTGATGAAGAGTTGGCGGAAAAGTGGCACGCAATTATCGACCTGTTTACGGAAGTGCGGCAAAACACTTCGGATTATTTGGCGTATTTAAGCAGCGAGCGATCCGAAGAAATGATGAAGCGCGAAAGTTTTTTAGCATACAAGGATAGGTTTGTTGTTTATTTAAGCGATTTTATTCAAGGCAGTTATCAAATGGCGATGAAAATTCAGGATAGCTTTGAGCACTGCAATGATGAAGACTTAAGGCGCCGGTTTCTGTTTTTGGCGGAAATACCGGACTTTGTTCCGCGCTACGAGGAGCTCGCCTTTGACCCTGCCGTTAAGGCGGAAGAGCTTATGGAGCTTTGGGAAAGTTTTCGCCGCTGGTTTATTAACACCGGCGAGCATTCGTCGGAGTATCAGATTTTGCAGGATAGAACAAATAACATGATTCGCAAAATCACCGGAAGCATCCGGCGCATCGGAGAGCGCACTCAACAAAAACTCAGCAGAAAAAAAGACTACCTCCATGTGGCACAGTGGTTTTTAAACGCGCAAACAATGGAAGAAGCGCACCGGATTTCGGCGACGGTATTCGGCTTAACGCACACCCAGCATTACCTTACCGATGGGCTCGACACGGCAGACATCTATACTGAAATTTGGGATATGAAGCCCCATGAAGTTATCACTCAACCAAAAACAAATAGATATCAGGAGCGGACAAGCATCACGCCGTATGTGATTGACCGCGAAGCAAAACAGGAACTCATTAGAAAAAATCAGTCAAAGCAAAAGCAGCTGAAAGAAGCGATAGCGTCTTACATGGATGACGGGCGTTTAAGCGTGTTTGGCGAAAAGCAAATTTCTTCGGAGGTACGGAAGATATTATTAAAATGGATATCGGCGGCGTTTTTAACCGAAGACGGAATGATTTTAACCGAGTTCGGGTATCGCGTAAAAGTGAAAATCGAAAAAGAGCAAACTACCCTTGTTTTATCTGAAGACGGTGCCATGGAAATGCCTGCCTTTGAAGTAGCGATTTTAAAAGAGGGAAGCCGGTGA
- a CDS encoding ATP-dependent helicase: MSMVDKLNPEQRKAVSTIEGPVLIIAGAGSGKTRVITFRIAHMLDRGIPQSQILALTFTNKAAREMEERIKELTGKKLQNLTVSTFHAFGVKILREHIAALGWRSNFSIYDETDRNQLIKELGKELKFSQDSFDVYAVGALFSNIKMGRKSWRGEHDAYRLLYQEYQDSLKIYNAVDFDDLIMLPIQLFTEHPEILAEYKNRYRYIMVDEFQDTSIQQYNFMKLIAENNVCVVGDDDQSIYSWRGANFENIRMFEKDFPQLVEIKLEQNYRSTGTILAAANGVIAHNTNRKEKALWSGNDSGKPIEIFIPETETVEADFIADMILTEKARENRSFSDFGVLIRANSLSRAIEESFLNANIPYKMSGGTSFFQRKEIKDVISYLRVVANPDDDINLLRIINTPRRGIGKRTVEIISHIATEQKCSIRAAINNLLANSEGGSIKDKGLADVQSFADLISRHRKLLLSGKGLAQKVRKLVEEINYFDYLIQEYQKNEKAARYKFLNIERLIQSIEEWEHNPDNFDVNLYDYLNRITLLTRDDMNEEDKGEVQIMTIHAAKGLEFPVVFIAGTEEGIIPHARSMEENDGDIEEERRLFYVAITRAQQKLYITSCRTRKKMGTFRECAPSPFLEEIPADLVHYHEPDAQAEAADIAKMFAQMKTRFGGS; the protein is encoded by the coding sequence ATGAGTATGGTTGATAAGCTTAATCCGGAGCAAAGAAAGGCGGTTTCTACAATTGAGGGGCCGGTGTTGATTATTGCGGGTGCGGGATCGGGGAAGACAAGGGTTATAACGTTTCGTATTGCGCATATGCTTGACCGCGGTATTCCGCAGTCGCAGATTCTTGCGCTCACCTTTACCAATAAGGCGGCGCGGGAAATGGAAGAGCGAATTAAAGAGCTCACCGGCAAAAAACTGCAAAATCTGACCGTAAGCACTTTTCACGCATTCGGCGTAAAGATTTTGCGGGAACATATCGCCGCACTCGGCTGGAGAAGTAATTTCAGCATTTATGACGAAACAGACCGCAATCAACTTATCAAGGAGCTTGGGAAAGAACTGAAGTTTTCGCAAGACTCTTTTGATGTATATGCCGTCGGCGCGCTGTTTTCAAATATTAAAATGGGCAGAAAAAGCTGGCGGGGCGAGCATGACGCATACCGGCTTTTGTATCAAGAGTATCAGGACAGCCTTAAAATTTATAATGCGGTTGATTTTGACGATTTGATTATGCTGCCGATACAGCTTTTTACCGAACATCCGGAAATTTTGGCTGAGTATAAAAACCGCTACCGCTATATCATGGTTGATGAGTTTCAGGATACCAGTATTCAACAGTATAATTTTATGAAATTGATTGCGGAAAATAATGTTTGCGTGGTTGGCGATGATGATCAGTCTATTTATTCATGGCGCGGCGCAAATTTCGAGAATATCCGAATGTTTGAAAAGGATTTTCCGCAGCTGGTAGAAATTAAGCTGGAGCAAAACTACCGCTCAACGGGCACCATCCTTGCGGCGGCAAACGGCGTTATTGCGCATAACACCAACCGCAAAGAAAAGGCGCTCTGGTCGGGAAACGATTCCGGTAAGCCCATTGAAATATTTATCCCCGAAACGGAAACCGTCGAGGCGGATTTTATTGCCGATATGATTCTAACCGAAAAGGCGCGGGAAAACCGCAGTTTTTCCGATTTTGGGGTACTTATCCGCGCAAATAGTTTGAGCAGAGCCATTGAAGAATCTTTTTTAAACGCAAATATTCCCTATAAAATGTCGGGCGGAACAAGCTTTTTTCAGCGCAAGGAAATAAAAGATGTTATTAGTTATCTGCGGGTTGTTGCAAATCCCGACGATGATATAAACCTTTTGCGCATTATCAATACGCCGCGCCGAGGAATCGGCAAAAGAACAGTTGAAATTATTTCGCATATTGCAACCGAACAAAAATGCTCAATCCGTGCGGCAATTAATAACCTGCTTGCAAACAGCGAAGGCGGCAGCATAAAAGATAAGGGGCTTGCCGATGTGCAAAGTTTTGCAGACCTTATTTCCCGACACCGCAAATTGCTGCTTTCGGGTAAAGGGTTGGCGCAAAAGGTGCGGAAGCTGGTCGAGGAAATCAATTATTTTGATTATCTTATTCAGGAATACCAAAAAAACGAAAAGGCGGCGCGTTATAAATTCCTCAATATAGAGCGGCTTATTCAATCGATTGAGGAGTGGGAGCACAATCCGGATAATTTTGACGTTAATCTTTACGATTATTTGAACCGTATTACCCTTTTAACCAGAGACGATATGAACGAAGAGGATAAGGGCGAGGTGCAAATTATGACCATTCATGCGGCGAAGGGATTGGAATTTCCGGTGGTGTTTATTGCCGGCACCGAAGAAGGCATTATTCCCCATGCGCGCAGCATGGAAGAAAACGACGGCGATATTGAAGAAGAGCGCCGCCTTTTTTATGTTGCAATCACGCGGGCGCAGCAAAAACTGTATATAACCAGCTGCCGCACCCGAAAAAAAATGGGCACCTTCCGCGAATGCGCCCCCTCCCCTTTTCTGGAAGAAATCCCCGCCGACCTTGTCCACTACCACGAACCGGACGCCCAAGCCGAAGCCGCCGACATCGCCAAAATGTTCGCCCAAATGAAAACCCGCTTCGGCGGCTCTTAA